A region of Streptomyces sp. TG1A-60 DNA encodes the following proteins:
- a CDS encoding DUF6777 domain-containing protein, translating to MSVEQPSSGRPTGPPSGPLSGPSQPGPTPSGPTRPSGQAPPEPPSDASGPGGTGGPGDPGGSGGGPGGPGDSGQGSGGPGQPWWRSVPRIALMATAVVVAVVLTVVFTRSDGSGGSADGEVFLQAAGNSGPDPFTESTATDSSTPPETPTATPSRSEPANVTRAVDGAAPGLYGGTRNVASCDVEKQIKALQADPAKSNAFASVLGIKSSDVPGHLRSLTPVQLRVDTRVTNHGYRDGAATSYQAVLQAGTAVLVDDRGVPRVRCACGNPLKPPVALKTTPEPKGDSWPSYRPENVVVVEPSTVTINVFVLYDPDRDDWFSRPSGDTGEKDKKTTPPVNQPSPSASTSFSEEPPTESPEPCPSSPDGAPNPEDDESPCPSSSSVTPSSPPPSEPETETSEPETETSEPTTEQESPETADSPPADTTTTGSASLHSVPESIGTPAS from the coding sequence GTGAGCGTCGAACAGCCGTCCTCCGGCCGCCCGACCGGACCGCCCTCCGGCCCGCTGTCCGGTCCGTCGCAGCCCGGCCCCACCCCGTCCGGCCCCACGCGGCCGAGCGGCCAGGCGCCGCCCGAACCGCCGAGTGATGCCTCGGGCCCGGGCGGAACCGGCGGTCCGGGAGATCCCGGCGGGTCGGGCGGCGGTCCAGGGGGCCCCGGCGACTCCGGGCAGGGGTCCGGCGGCCCCGGACAGCCGTGGTGGCGTTCCGTCCCCCGTATCGCCCTCATGGCCACGGCGGTCGTCGTCGCCGTGGTCCTGACCGTCGTCTTCACCCGATCCGACGGCTCGGGCGGCTCCGCCGACGGGGAGGTCTTCCTCCAGGCCGCCGGCAACTCCGGCCCCGACCCCTTCACCGAGTCGACGGCGACGGACAGCTCCACCCCGCCCGAGACACCCACCGCGACGCCGAGCAGGTCAGAACCCGCCAACGTCACGCGCGCCGTGGACGGTGCGGCCCCCGGCCTCTACGGCGGCACCCGCAACGTCGCCAGCTGCGACGTGGAGAAGCAGATCAAGGCGCTGCAGGCGGACCCGGCCAAGAGCAACGCGTTCGCCTCCGTCCTCGGCATCAAGTCCTCCGACGTGCCCGGCCATCTGCGCTCGCTCACTCCGGTGCAGCTGCGCGTGGACACCCGTGTCACCAACCACGGCTACCGCGACGGCGCCGCCACCAGCTACCAGGCAGTCCTCCAGGCCGGCACCGCCGTCCTCGTCGACGACCGAGGGGTGCCCCGCGTGCGCTGCGCCTGCGGCAACCCGCTGAAGCCGCCGGTCGCGCTGAAGACCACGCCCGAGCCGAAGGGCGACTCATGGCCCTCGTACCGACCGGAGAACGTCGTGGTCGTCGAGCCCTCGACCGTGACCATCAACGTGTTCGTGCTCTACGACCCCGACCGCGACGACTGGTTCAGCCGCCCCTCCGGCGACACGGGCGAGAAGGACAAGAAGACCACCCCGCCCGTCAACCAGCCGTCCCCGTCGGCGTCGACGTCGTTCTCCGAGGAACCGCCCACCGAGTCGCCCGAGCCCTGCCCCTCGTCGCCGGACGGCGCTCCGAACCCGGAGGACGACGAGAGCCCGTGCCCCTCGTCGTCCTCGGTGACACCGTCGTCCCCGCCCCCGTCCGAGCCGGAGACCGAGACCTCCGAGCCGGAGACCGAGACCTCCGAGCCCACGACGGAGCAGGAGAGTCCCGAGACGGCCGACTCGCCGCCGGCCGACACCACGACGACCGGGTCGGCGTCCCTCCACAGCGTCCCGGAGTCGATCGGGACCCCCGCCTCCTGA
- a CDS encoding lysine N(6)-hydroxylase/L-ornithine N(5)-oxygenase family protein — MTTLQTGPDSIYDVLGIGFGPSNLALAIALHEHSVNSVAPDGLRVGFLERQPRFGWHRGMLIDDATMQVSFLKDLVTMRDPTSDFSFLCYLRDRGRLVDFLNLKTLFPLRIEFHDYFEWAAARVAHLVEYSAEVVSVRPVTRDGEIRYFDVTSRVPGDPERLTVRRARNICVATGLEPHLPPGAALSERVWHNSELLPRVDQVRRSGQPVRRAVVLGAGQSAAEAVDYLHRNFPEAEICSVFAKYGYTPADDSPFANKIFDPEAVDLYYGAPREVKRSLFDYHRSTNYSVVDMDLIEALSRSMYQEKVQGGERLRMMNVSRLREVEAGPDDVRVTVEFLPTGEREVLSCDLLVYSTGYQPQGVGDSLGEVGKLCLRDDEDALKVGRDHRVATAPNVTADIYLQGGTEHTHGLTSTLLSTTAVRAGEICASLLARRATGLTRTGLTTADG, encoded by the coding sequence GTGACGACGCTGCAGACCGGGCCGGATTCCATCTACGACGTACTGGGCATCGGATTCGGGCCATCGAATCTCGCACTCGCCATCGCACTCCACGAACACTCCGTCAACAGCGTTGCGCCGGACGGTCTTCGGGTCGGTTTCCTGGAGAGACAACCCCGGTTCGGATGGCACCGCGGCATGCTCATCGACGACGCCACCATGCAAGTGTCCTTCCTGAAGGACCTGGTGACGATGCGTGACCCCACCAGCGACTTCAGCTTCCTGTGCTACCTGCGCGACCGGGGCCGCCTCGTCGACTTCCTCAACCTCAAGACCCTCTTCCCGCTCCGCATCGAGTTCCACGACTACTTCGAATGGGCCGCTGCCCGCGTCGCGCATCTCGTCGAGTACTCCGCCGAGGTCGTCTCCGTACGGCCCGTCACCCGGGACGGCGAGATCCGCTACTTCGACGTCACCAGCCGCGTCCCCGGCGACCCCGAGCGGCTGACCGTCCGGCGCGCCCGCAACATCTGCGTGGCCACCGGCCTGGAACCACACCTCCCGCCCGGCGCCGCCCTCTCCGAACGGGTTTGGCACAACAGCGAGTTGCTGCCCCGTGTCGACCAGGTCCGGCGTTCCGGACAGCCGGTACGCCGCGCCGTCGTCCTCGGCGCCGGCCAGAGCGCGGCCGAGGCCGTGGACTACCTCCACCGCAACTTCCCCGAAGCCGAGATCTGCTCCGTCTTCGCCAAGTACGGCTACACACCCGCCGATGACAGCCCCTTCGCCAACAAGATCTTCGATCCCGAGGCCGTCGACCTGTACTACGGCGCGCCCCGCGAGGTGAAACGGTCGCTCTTCGACTACCACCGCAGCACCAACTACTCCGTCGTGGACATGGACTTGATCGAAGCCCTGTCCCGGTCCATGTACCAGGAGAAGGTCCAGGGCGGGGAACGGCTGCGGATGATGAACGTCTCCCGCCTGCGCGAGGTGGAGGCCGGCCCGGACGACGTACGGGTGACCGTGGAGTTCCTGCCGACGGGGGAGCGCGAGGTCCTCTCCTGCGACCTCCTCGTCTACTCCACCGGATACCAGCCCCAGGGCGTCGGCGACAGCCTCGGGGAGGTCGGCAAACTCTGCCTCCGCGACGACGAGGACGCGCTCAAGGTGGGCCGCGACCACCGGGTGGCGACCGCGCCCAACGTCACCGCCGACATCTACCTCCAGGGCGGCACCGAACACACCCACGGCCTCACTTCGACCCTGCTGTCCACCACCGCCGTACGCGCCGGGGAGATCTGCGCCTCCCTCCTCGCCCGCCGTGCGACGGGCCTGACGAGGACGGGCCTGACGACGGCGGACGGATGA
- a CDS encoding iron chelate uptake ABC transporter family permease subunit, with the protein MGTSTVRAAKGPRAVLLLALSGVALLTLCALSMAFGALGVPLDQVGRTLLGDAPNSRIDNVIWAVRLPRTALGLATGAALGLAGALMQALTRNPLADPGILGVSAGAAFAVVLSVGVLGIGSVYGYIWFAFGGALVASVLVYLLGGLGRSGSTPVKLALAGVAVTSLLFSLTSAIALTDPDALNRYRFWNAGSLANQNEEVLFRVLPFLAVGAVLAVACAPALNRLALGDDVAKSLGLKLGLVRVQGVVAVTLLTGGAVAVIGPVVFVGLVVPHIARVLAQLAGLGPDHRWLLPLSAVLAPCLLLAADIAGRLIARPIEVQAGILVAFIGGPFFIALVRRRRLAEL; encoded by the coding sequence GTGGGGACCTCGACGGTCCGGGCGGCGAAAGGCCCCCGCGCGGTACTGCTGCTCGCGCTCTCGGGCGTGGCCCTGCTCACACTGTGCGCCCTGTCGATGGCGTTCGGCGCGCTCGGCGTTCCCCTCGACCAGGTGGGGCGCACCCTGCTCGGGGACGCGCCCAACTCCCGTATCGACAACGTCATCTGGGCGGTTCGTCTGCCGCGCACGGCCCTCGGCCTCGCCACCGGCGCCGCCCTCGGCCTCGCGGGCGCGCTCATGCAGGCCCTGACCCGCAATCCGCTCGCGGACCCGGGCATTCTCGGTGTCAGCGCCGGCGCCGCCTTCGCGGTCGTCCTGTCGGTCGGTGTGCTCGGCATCGGCTCGGTCTACGGATACATCTGGTTCGCCTTCGGTGGCGCCCTCGTCGCCAGCGTCCTGGTGTACCTCCTCGGCGGACTCGGCCGGTCCGGCTCCACCCCGGTCAAGCTCGCCCTGGCCGGTGTCGCCGTGACCTCCCTGCTGTTCTCGCTGACCAGCGCCATCGCCCTCACCGACCCGGACGCCCTGAACCGCTACCGCTTCTGGAACGCGGGCTCCCTCGCCAACCAGAACGAGGAGGTCCTGTTCCGCGTCCTGCCGTTCCTGGCCGTCGGCGCCGTCCTCGCCGTAGCCTGCGCCCCGGCCCTGAACAGACTCGCGCTCGGCGACGACGTCGCGAAGTCGCTCGGGCTCAAGCTCGGCCTGGTCCGTGTCCAGGGCGTCGTGGCCGTCACCCTGCTCACCGGGGGAGCGGTCGCCGTCATCGGGCCCGTCGTCTTCGTCGGCCTGGTCGTCCCGCACATCGCCCGTGTGCTCGCCCAACTGGCCGGCCTCGGCCCGGACCACCGCTGGCTGCTGCCCCTGTCCGCCGTCCTCGCCCCCTGCCTGCTGCTGGCCGCCGACATCGCCGGCCGCCTGATCGCCCGCCCGATCGAGGTCCAGGCCGGCATCCTCGTCGCCTTCATCGGCGGTCCCTTCTTCATCGCCCTGGTCCGCCGCCGCCGACTCGCGGAGCTGTGA
- a CDS encoding ATP-dependent Clp protease proteolytic subunit, with product MGTYTIPNVVERTPQGERSYDVFSRLLSERIIFLGTEIDDGVANVVIAQLLHLESSTPDSEIAIYINSPGGSFTSLMAIYDTMTYVRAPVSTFCVGQAASTAAVLLAGGDPGRRFVLEHARVLLGQPASGGRQGTVSDLTLQAKEMVRIRAQVEEVLARHTRRDVADLRADMDRDKVFTAQEAVAYGLADEVLSRRLVEV from the coding sequence ATGGGCACGTACACGATTCCGAACGTGGTCGAGCGGACCCCGCAGGGCGAGCGGTCGTACGACGTGTTCAGCCGGCTGCTGTCCGAGCGGATCATCTTCCTCGGCACGGAGATCGACGACGGGGTGGCGAACGTCGTCATCGCGCAGCTGCTCCATCTGGAGTCGTCGACGCCGGACAGCGAGATCGCGATCTACATCAACTCGCCCGGGGGATCGTTCACTTCGCTGATGGCGATCTACGACACGATGACGTACGTACGGGCGCCGGTCTCGACGTTCTGCGTCGGGCAGGCGGCCTCCACCGCGGCGGTGCTCCTCGCGGGCGGGGACCCCGGGCGGCGGTTCGTGCTGGAGCACGCGCGGGTGCTCCTCGGCCAGCCCGCGAGCGGTGGGCGCCAGGGAACGGTCTCCGACCTCACTCTCCAGGCCAAGGAGATGGTCCGCATACGCGCCCAGGTCGAGGAGGTCCTCGCCCGGCACACGCGCCGTGACGTGGCGGATCTGCGCGCGGACATGGACCGGGACAAGGTGTTCACCGCGCAGGAGGCGGTGGCGTACGGGCTCGCCGATGAGGTGTTGAGTCGCCGGCTGGTGGAGGTCTGA
- a CDS encoding streptophobe family protein, producing the protein MRPQTPRPRQTAHEPAVARHGWLQALGTVLAGLIVMIVAAALGLWAAGAADLPDGALPRVVAATVVTAVGGTIELSGGAGSIAETRAGLTVIPLSVTLVGALVIAAGFLRPLRNRAVTGATELAGWATRIAVLWLAALIGLALAARHTFDIPLGDVGDFFGTSAAVGVEAAVAPTVFFGLLWLAGVLVLALLVSRGAPLPARLVRFQESVRPAAYAMVVLLLTYVGLGLAIALVVALTRGHAAETAAVALLGLPNVVWLAFTIGLGATWDSQVEGPFGLPMPKVLDQVMRGPDVSTLNLGSLAEHDGRVWWLVVVNAVLLLGAAFVMAARSPARMRPRQHAAHMAVALTLTVLMICLVARIAAHYGLSVLGIGDLGGGLGGELFLRPRMWSALGLAVLWGLVTGFLGGLLAKRVRRRGAIGPASDRR; encoded by the coding sequence GTGAGACCTCAGACCCCGCGTCCTCGGCAGACAGCGCACGAACCGGCGGTCGCCCGGCACGGCTGGCTCCAGGCCCTCGGCACGGTCCTGGCCGGTCTGATCGTGATGATCGTGGCGGCGGCGCTCGGACTGTGGGCCGCGGGCGCGGCGGACCTCCCGGACGGCGCCCTCCCTCGGGTCGTCGCGGCCACCGTCGTGACGGCGGTCGGCGGCACCATCGAGCTCTCCGGAGGCGCCGGGTCCATCGCCGAGACCCGGGCGGGTCTGACCGTGATCCCGCTGTCGGTGACCCTGGTCGGCGCGCTGGTGATCGCCGCCGGGTTTCTGCGGCCCCTGCGGAACCGGGCGGTCACGGGGGCGACCGAACTGGCGGGCTGGGCCACCCGGATCGCCGTCCTGTGGCTGGCGGCGCTGATCGGCCTCGCGCTCGCGGCCCGGCACACCTTCGACATCCCGCTCGGTGATGTGGGCGACTTCTTCGGCACGTCCGCAGCTGTCGGGGTCGAGGCGGCCGTGGCGCCGACGGTCTTCTTCGGGCTGCTCTGGCTGGCCGGGGTCCTGGTCCTGGCGCTGCTGGTGTCGCGGGGGGCGCCACTTCCGGCGCGGCTGGTGCGGTTCCAGGAATCGGTCCGCCCGGCCGCGTACGCGATGGTCGTCCTGCTGCTGACGTATGTCGGTCTCGGTCTGGCCATCGCGCTGGTGGTGGCGCTGACCCGAGGGCATGCCGCCGAGACGGCCGCGGTCGCCCTCCTGGGCCTGCCGAACGTGGTGTGGCTGGCCTTCACGATCGGCCTGGGCGCCACCTGGGACAGCCAGGTCGAGGGGCCGTTCGGGCTGCCGATGCCGAAGGTGCTGGACCAGGTGATGCGCGGGCCCGACGTCTCGACGCTGAACCTGGGCTCGCTCGCCGAGCACGACGGCAGGGTGTGGTGGCTGGTGGTCGTGAACGCCGTGCTGCTGCTCGGCGCGGCGTTCGTGATGGCCGCCCGTTCCCCGGCCCGGATGCGGCCGCGGCAGCACGCCGCGCACATGGCGGTCGCGCTCACGCTCACCGTCCTGATGATCTGCCTCGTGGCCCGGATCGCCGCGCACTACGGGCTGTCGGTGCTCGGCATCGGCGATCTCGGCGGCGGCCTGGGCGGAGAGCTGTTCCTGCGACCCCGGATGTGGTCCGCGCTGGGCCTCGCCGTCCTCTGGGGGCTGGTGACCGGGTTCCTGGGCGGGTTGCTGGCGAAGCGCGTACGACGACGGGGTGCGATCGGCCCGGCCTCCGACCGCCGGTAG
- a CDS encoding ABC transporter ATP-binding protein codes for MRRDGRAESRVHGRPDGPDLRAEGLRLAYDDRIVVEDLDLVVPTGRVTAIVGANACGKSTLLRALARLLTPKAGAVHLDGRSVHSIPTRTLAQKLGILPQTPVAPEGLTVIDLVGRGRSPHQTWWRQWSQSDEEAVHEALGATAMTDLAHRAVDELSGGQRQRAWIAMAVAQGTPVMLLDEPTTYLDLAHQIDVLDLVTDLNRHQGRTVVMVLHDLNQACRYADHIIAMKNGRIVGEGAPADVITAAMVEDVFGLRCVVGEDPVSRTPMVVPMGRHHEGTDSAAVTVSGTTG; via the coding sequence ATCCGGCGCGACGGCCGCGCCGAGAGCCGCGTCCACGGCCGCCCCGACGGCCCCGACCTGCGCGCCGAGGGCCTGCGCCTGGCCTACGACGACCGGATCGTCGTCGAGGACCTCGACCTGGTCGTCCCCACCGGCCGCGTCACCGCGATCGTCGGAGCCAACGCCTGCGGCAAATCCACCCTGCTGCGCGCCCTGGCCCGGCTGCTCACCCCCAAGGCGGGCGCCGTCCACCTCGACGGCCGCTCGGTGCACTCCATCCCGACCCGCACCCTCGCCCAGAAGCTCGGCATCCTCCCGCAGACGCCCGTCGCACCCGAGGGACTGACCGTCATCGACCTGGTGGGGCGTGGCCGTTCCCCGCACCAGACCTGGTGGCGGCAGTGGTCGCAGAGCGACGAGGAGGCCGTGCACGAGGCGCTCGGCGCCACCGCCATGACCGACCTCGCCCACCGGGCCGTCGACGAACTCTCCGGCGGACAGCGCCAGCGCGCCTGGATCGCCATGGCCGTCGCCCAGGGCACCCCCGTGATGCTGCTGGACGAGCCGACGACGTATCTCGACCTGGCCCACCAGATCGACGTCCTCGACCTGGTCACCGACCTCAACCGGCACCAGGGCCGCACCGTCGTCATGGTCCTGCACGACCTCAACCAGGCCTGCCGGTACGCCGACCACATCATCGCCATGAAGAACGGGCGCATCGTCGGCGAGGGCGCCCCCGCCGACGTCATCACCGCCGCGATGGTCGAGGACGTCTTCGGACTGCGCTGCGTCGTCGGCGAGGACCCCGTCAGCCGCACCCCCATGGTCGTCCCGATGGGCCGCCACCACGAGGGCACGGACTCCGCCGCGGTCACCGTGTCGGGCACCACCGGCTGA
- a CDS encoding iron chelate uptake ABC transporter family permease subunit yields the protein MTTELAPGPGRKDSVARPPSRTTARITFRLPAPPVSGVVRPRLLAVCLLLATTVFVAFAMETSVGDIDLPLTDVMKALVGTADPGTELIVHELRLPRALAGLLVGIAFGVSGALLQTVTLNPLASPDMMGITQGAGTAVVAGIVLGRDGGLSTQALGLFGALTAGVLVYVLAWKRGTTGYRIVLVGIGVAWICTSATDYLVARGQRFQAQAALGWLVGNLNGRTWDQIGPLAVTTAVLVPPAILLGRQIRTLQLGDDVARGLGTRVQVVRVAVLLIAVGLVAFGTAAAGPVAFVALAAPQVAQRLAGTPFPPPVAAGLTGAVMVLVSDLAARKIIPDTELPVGVVTGVLGAPVLLWLLIRANRAGSGG from the coding sequence ATGACGACCGAACTCGCGCCCGGACCGGGCCGGAAGGACTCCGTCGCCCGGCCCCCGAGCCGGACTACCGCCCGGATCACCTTCCGGCTGCCCGCCCCGCCCGTCTCCGGTGTCGTCCGGCCCCGGCTGCTGGCCGTCTGTCTGCTCCTCGCGACCACCGTCTTCGTGGCGTTCGCCATGGAGACCTCCGTCGGCGACATCGACCTCCCGCTCACCGATGTGATGAAGGCCCTGGTCGGCACCGCCGACCCCGGCACCGAGCTGATCGTCCACGAACTGCGGCTGCCGCGCGCCCTGGCCGGGCTGCTCGTCGGCATCGCGTTCGGCGTCTCCGGCGCCCTGCTCCAGACGGTGACGCTCAACCCGCTGGCCAGCCCCGACATGATGGGCATCACCCAGGGCGCCGGCACGGCGGTCGTCGCCGGGATCGTCCTCGGCCGGGACGGCGGCCTGAGCACCCAGGCCCTGGGCCTGTTCGGCGCGCTCACCGCCGGAGTGCTGGTGTACGTCCTGGCCTGGAAACGCGGAACCACCGGCTACCGCATCGTCCTCGTCGGCATCGGCGTCGCCTGGATCTGCACCAGCGCCACCGACTACCTCGTGGCCCGAGGCCAGCGCTTCCAGGCACAGGCCGCCCTCGGCTGGCTCGTCGGCAACCTCAACGGCCGCACCTGGGACCAGATCGGCCCGCTCGCCGTCACCACCGCCGTACTGGTACCGCCCGCGATCCTGCTCGGCCGCCAGATCCGCACCCTGCAACTCGGGGACGACGTCGCCCGGGGCCTGGGCACCCGCGTCCAGGTCGTCCGGGTGGCCGTCCTGCTCATCGCCGTCGGCCTCGTGGCCTTCGGTACGGCCGCCGCCGGGCCGGTCGCCTTCGTGGCGCTCGCCGCACCCCAGGTCGCCCAGCGCCTGGCCGGCACCCCGTTCCCGCCACCCGTCGCCGCCGGGCTCACCGGCGCCGTGATGGTGCTCGTGTCCGACCTCGCCGCCCGGAAGATCATCCCGGACACGGAGCTCCCGGTCGGGGTCGTCACCGGTGTGCTCGGCGCACCGGTACTGCTGTGGCTGCTCATCCGCGCCAACCGCGCCGGTTCAGGAGGCTGA
- a CDS encoding methionyl-tRNA formyltransferase: MRVVMFGYQTWGHRTLQALLDSGHEVVLAVTHPKSDHAYEKIWSDSVAGLAEQHGVPVLLRNRPGDEELLRTLKEAGPDLIVANNWRTWLPPEIFDLPPHGTLNIHDSLLPTYAGFSPLIWALINGEKEVGVTAHRMDAELDMGDVLLQRSVPVGPHDTATDLFHRTVDLIGPLVADSLELIASGEAVWTPQDRSRASFFHKRSPEDSRIDWTWTAQELERFVRAQSDPYPSAFTHHRGERLGIVSAAVSEGLYGGTPGRIFIKEGGGVVIVAGAEARFGRLPGLVVKRVRTEDGTEHAATDYFRTMGGYLTVRP, from the coding sequence ATGCGGGTCGTCATGTTCGGGTACCAGACCTGGGGACACCGGACGCTGCAGGCTCTGCTGGATTCCGGACACGAGGTGGTTCTGGCCGTCACCCATCCGAAGAGCGACCACGCGTACGAGAAGATCTGGAGCGACTCGGTCGCCGGTCTCGCCGAACAGCACGGTGTGCCCGTGCTGTTGCGCAACCGTCCGGGCGACGAGGAACTCCTGCGCACCCTCAAGGAGGCCGGTCCGGACCTCATCGTGGCGAACAACTGGCGCACCTGGCTGCCGCCGGAGATCTTCGACCTGCCGCCGCACGGCACACTCAACATCCACGACTCGCTGCTCCCCACCTATGCGGGGTTCTCACCTCTCATCTGGGCGCTCATCAACGGTGAGAAGGAGGTCGGTGTCACCGCACACCGCATGGACGCCGAACTCGACATGGGCGACGTCCTGTTGCAGCGTTCGGTGCCGGTCGGGCCGCACGACACGGCGACGGACCTGTTCCACCGCACGGTCGACCTGATCGGTCCGCTCGTCGCCGACTCGCTCGAACTCATCGCCTCCGGCGAGGCCGTGTGGACGCCGCAGGACCGCTCCCGGGCGAGCTTCTTCCACAAGCGGTCCCCGGAGGACAGCCGGATCGACTGGACGTGGACCGCGCAGGAGCTGGAGCGGTTCGTACGGGCGCAGTCCGACCCGTATCCCAGCGCGTTCACCCACCACCGCGGCGAGCGCCTCGGGATCGTCTCGGCCGCCGTCTCCGAGGGACTCTACGGCGGCACGCCGGGGCGGATCTTCATCAAGGAGGGCGGCGGTGTCGTCATCGTCGCCGGGGCGGAGGCGCGCTTCGGGCGGCTGCCGGGGCTGGTGGTCAAGCGGGTGCGGACGGAGGACGGTACGGAGCACGCGGCGACGGACTACTTCCGCACGATGGGCGGCTACTTGACGGTCCGTCCGTAA
- a CDS encoding DinB family protein: MSGHRVTRSDEQPLPERKTGWDDGFVGPEGDPRGEGGFEGERATLVGYLRDQRLTLEMKCAGLDAEALARRPVPPSSMSLLGLVRHLAGVEQYWFREVLAGRAVPRHYRAGDDPDGDFNGAVADPEAVADAWRTWRFEVGFAERLVAAAPDLAVTGRHREEPIALREVLVHMIEEYARHNGHADLLRERIDGRVGQ, translated from the coding sequence ATGAGTGGCCATCGTGTGACGCGATCCGACGAACAACCGTTGCCGGAGCGGAAGACGGGGTGGGACGACGGGTTCGTCGGCCCCGAAGGGGATCCGCGCGGCGAGGGAGGGTTCGAGGGGGAGCGGGCCACCCTGGTCGGATATCTGCGCGACCAGCGGCTGACCCTGGAGATGAAGTGCGCCGGGCTCGACGCCGAGGCCCTGGCCCGCCGCCCGGTGCCGCCGTCGAGCATGTCGCTGCTGGGGCTCGTGCGCCACCTGGCCGGCGTGGAACAGTACTGGTTCCGCGAGGTGTTGGCGGGCCGGGCGGTGCCCCGCCACTACCGCGCCGGCGACGACCCCGACGGGGACTTCAACGGTGCCGTGGCCGACCCCGAGGCCGTCGCCGACGCCTGGCGGACGTGGCGCTTCGAGGTCGGCTTCGCCGAGCGGCTCGTGGCCGCGGCCCCCGACCTCGCCGTCACCGGCCGCCACCGCGAGGAGCCCATCGCCCTCCGCGAGGTTCTGGTCCACATGATCGAGGAGTACGCCCGCCACAACGGCCACGCGGACCTCCTGCGCGAACGCATCGACGGCCGCGTCGGCCAATGA
- a CDS encoding helix-turn-helix transcriptional regulator, translated as MTRPVSNEARVIPLRPVTPRPAGPPAKEPLWRDLVGDVLRRERLAQDRTLKDVADAARISMPYLSEVERGRKEASSEVLAAAAQALGLGLGDLLSLAQTELTRHAMITRRTTGAPHGLCLAA; from the coding sequence GTGACCCGACCAGTGTCGAACGAAGCCCGCGTCATCCCCCTCCGCCCGGTGACGCCCCGCCCCGCCGGCCCGCCCGCCAAGGAACCCCTGTGGCGCGACCTCGTCGGTGACGTGCTCCGGCGCGAGCGACTCGCCCAGGACCGCACACTGAAGGACGTGGCCGACGCGGCGCGGATCTCGATGCCGTACCTCTCCGAGGTGGAACGGGGCCGCAAGGAGGCATCGTCGGAGGTCCTCGCAGCCGCCGCCCAGGCCCTCGGCCTGGGCTTGGGCGACCTGCTGTCCCTGGCCCAGACCGAACTGACCCGCCATGCGATGATCACCCGCAGGACGACGGGGGCTCCGCACGGGCTGTGCCTCGCTGCCTGA
- a CDS encoding ATP-dependent Clp protease proteolytic subunit, translated as MAPLLTGWARTLAPRAEEGDTPPSRFDDHLAAQLLAQRIVFLGTQVDEVSANRVCAQLLLLSAEDPRTDIGLYINSPGGAVTAGLAIYDTMRLIPNDVSTLAMGFAASMGQFLLSVGTPGKRFALPNARIMMHQPSAGIGGTTADIEIQAENLEFVKKTIERITAEHTGQSEETISKDGDRDRWFTADQAREYGMVDRVVESLDDVRPASSRRRMGLQ; from the coding sequence GTGGCTCCACTGCTCACCGGCTGGGCCCGGACGCTCGCCCCGCGTGCCGAGGAGGGCGACACCCCGCCGTCACGCTTCGACGACCATCTCGCCGCACAGTTGCTCGCCCAGCGGATCGTCTTCCTCGGCACCCAGGTCGACGAGGTCTCCGCCAACCGGGTCTGCGCGCAGTTGCTGCTGCTGTCGGCGGAGGACCCGCGCACCGACATCGGCCTGTACATCAACAGCCCGGGCGGTGCGGTGACCGCCGGCCTCGCCATCTACGACACGATGCGGCTGATCCCGAACGACGTGTCGACGCTGGCCATGGGCTTCGCGGCGAGCATGGGCCAGTTCCTGCTGAGCGTGGGCACGCCCGGCAAGCGGTTCGCGCTGCCGAACGCACGGATCATGATGCACCAGCCGTCGGCGGGCATCGGGGGCACCACCGCCGACATCGAGATCCAGGCGGAGAACCTGGAGTTCGTCAAGAAGACGATCGAGCGGATCACCGCGGAGCACACCGGTCAGAGCGAGGAGACGATCTCCAAGGACGGCGACCGCGACCGCTGGTTCACGGCCGATCAGGCCAGGGAGTACGGGATGGTCGACCGGGTCGTCGAGTCACTCGACGACGTGCGGCCGGCCTCCTCACGGCGACGGATGGGGCTGCAGTGA